From the Porphyrobacter sp. CACIAM 03H1 genome, the window GCAGCTCGATGTCACCGGCCGGCGCAACGGCCCGCGCTCCCACTACGTGCTGAGCTACATCATGGCGCGCGACGGCGAGCGCCTGATCGATATCCGCCGCAACTGCACCTTCATCTTCGGCGCCGCCGCCTCCAGGCCCGACGTGCTGCCCTACGTGAACCGCTACACCAGACTGATCTTCGCTTTCGGCGCCGATGCCGGAGCCCATGGCGGTGGGGAGGGATGATGGGCCGCACCATGTTCGCCGCCTTGGCCGTTCTCGCGCTCGCCGGATGCAGTGACTGGCGGGAGGGCGAGGAGGGCGTCGAGGCCTGCCTGAAGCGGTTCGCGCCGAAAGAGGGGGCGGTCGATCCGCTGGCCGATGATACGAACCAGTGGGTGCCGTCCTATACCTATGACGTGACGAAGGTGGCGGACCCGCACGCCTTCGGACAAGAGGTGCACAAGCGCGGCGGCAAATTCTGGTGGGTGGGATGGCAGGGCAGCCGACCTCCCGAACAGCAATTGCAACGTGAGCGCGACAAGCTCAACGACATGCCCGCCACCGAGGCTGGCGCGGTCGTGCTGGCGGGCGATCCCGCGCTCTACAAGGTGCGCGGCAAGCCCGGTCTCAACCGCGATCTGCTGCGACAGGGGTGCGAGGGCCAGCGCGCCGGAATGCGGCTCGTCAGCTGGCAGGCCGCCCGCGCCGATTTCATCAAGGACGGCAAATTGCCTTCCGGCCCGACCGCCGCCGAAATCCGCGCGGTGCAAGAACTGGACAGACCCAAGATCAAGGACCTTCTTCCCTGATGCCCAAAAGAACCGACATTTCCTCGATCCTCGTCATCGGCGCCGGCCCGATCATCATCGGCCAGGCCTGCGAGTTCGATTACTCCGGCACGCAGGCGATCAAGGCGCTGAAGGAGGAGGGGTACCGCGTCATCCTCGTCAACTCCAACCCCGCGACGATCATGACCGATCCGGAGTTCGCGGACGCGACCTATATCGAGCCGATCACGCCCGAGATCGTCGCCAAGATCATCGCCAAGGAGCGGCCCGATGCGCTGCTGCCGACGATGGGCGGGCAGACGGCGCTCAACTGCGCGCTGAAGCTCGACGAGATGGGCGTGCTCGCCGAATACGGCGTCGAGATGATCGGCGCCAAGGCCGACGCGATCGACAAGGCCGAGAACCGCCAGCGGTTCCGCGATGCGATGGACAAGATCGGCCTCGAAAGCGCACGCAGCGGCGTTGCCAACACGGTCGAGGAAGCCTTCGCCATCCTCGAGCGCACCGGGCTGCCCTCGATCATCCGTCCCTCCTTCACCCTCGGCGGGACCGGCGGCGGCATCGCCTACAACAAGGCCGAGTTCGAGAAGATCGTGCGCGAGGGCCTCGACGCCTCGCCCACCACCGAAGTCCTGATCGAGGAATCGCTCCTCGGGTGGAAGGAGTTCGAGATGGAGGTGGTGCGCGACCGCAAGGACAACGCGATCATCGTCTGCTCGATCGAGAACGTCGATCCGATGGGCGTCCACACCGGGGACAGCATCACCGTCGCCCCGGCGCTGACGCTGACCGACAAGGAATACCAGATCATGCGCAACGCGAGCATCGCGTGCCTGCGCGAGATCGGGGTGGAGACGGGCGGCTCCAACGTCCAGTTCGCGGTCAACCCAAAGGACGGGCGCCTGATCGTGATCGAGATGAACCCGCGCGTCAGCCGCTCCTCGGCGCTGGCGTCCAAGGCGACGGGTTTCCCGATCGCGCGGGTCGCGGCCAAGCTGGCGGTCGGCTACACGCTCGACGAGCTCACCAACGAGATCACCGGCGCGACCCCTGCGAGCTTCGAGCCGACCATCGACTATGTCGTCACCAAGATCCCGCGCTTCGCCTTCGAGAAGTTCAAGGGCGCACAGCCGGACCTCTCCACCGCGATGAAATCGGTCGGCGAGGTCATGGCGATCGGCCGCAACTTCCAGGAAAGCGTGCAGAAGGCCCTGCGCGGGCTCGAAACCGGGCTTGACGGGTTCAACCGCGTGCCCGAGCTCGAAGGCGCGGGCCCCGAGGTCATCACCGCCGCCCTCTCGCGCCGCACCCCGGACCGGCTGCTCAAGGTCGGGCAGGCCTTCCGCGAGGGTCTGAGCGTCGAGGAGATCGCCGCCGTCACCCATTACGATCCCTGGTTCCTGCGCCATATCGAGGCGATCATCGCCGCCGAGAAGGCGATCCAGGCCGATGGCCTGCCGCGCGATGCCGCGGGGCTGCGGCGGCTTAAGGCGATGGGCTTTTCCGACCGCCGTCTTGCCACCCTCGCGGTGCGTTCGGTGGGCGTTGCGGGCGGACTCGCCGAGACCCAGGCCCGGCGTTCCGGCCTGCTCCACGATGCGCTCGTGGCGATGGCGGGCGCGACCAGCGCGGAGGAAGTCCGGCAGCTGCGCCACAAGCTCGGCGTGTTCCCCGTCTTCAAGCGCATCGACAGCTGCGCCGCCGAGTTCGAGGCGATCACCCCCTACATGTATTCGACCTACGAGGCCCCGAGCTTCGGCGAGCCCGAATGCGAGGCGGACCCCTCCGAGCGCCGCAAGGTCGTGATCCTCGGCGGCGGGCCGAACCGGATCGGGCAGGGGATCGAGTTCGACTATTGCTGCGTGCACGCCTGCTTCGCGCTCGCCGAGCAGGGCTTCGAGACGATCATGGTCAACTGCAACCCCGAAACCGTCTCGACCGATTACGACACCTCCGACCGCCTCTATTTCGAGCCGCTGACCGACGAGGACGTGCTGGAAATCCTGCGCGTCGAGCAGTCGAAGGGCGAACTCCTCGGCGTGATCGTCCAGTTCGGCGGGCAGACCCCGCTCAAGCTGGCGCAGGCCCTGGAGGATGCGGGCATCCCGATCCTCGGCACCTCGCCCGACGCGATCGACCTTGCCGAGGACCGCGAGCGGTTCGCCAAGCTGGTGAGCAAATTGAAGCTCAAGCAGCCCGAGAACGGCATCGCCCGCAGCCGCGACGAGGCCGCCGCGGTCGCCGCGCGCATCGGCTATCCGGTGCTGCTGCGCCCCTCCTACGTGCTCGGGGGCCGGGCGATGGAGATCGTCGACAGCGTTGCGCAGCTCGACGACTACATCGCCACCGCGGTCAATGTCTCGGGCGACAGCCCGGTGCTGATCGACCAGTATCTGCGCGACGCGATCGAGTGCGATGTCGATGCGCTTTGCGACGGCGAGGAAGTGCGCATCGCCGGCGTGATGCAGCACATCGAGGAAGCCGGCGTCCATTCGGGTGACAGTGCCTGCACCCTGCCGCCCTATTCGCTTTCGCCGGACATCATCGCCGAGATGGAGCGTCAGGCCGAGGCGCTGGCCTTCGCGCTGGGCGTGAAGGGGCTGATGAACATCCAGTTCGCGGTGAAGGACGGCAACGTCTACCTCATCGAGGTCAACCCGCGCGCCAGCCGCACCGTGCCCTTCGTCGCCAAGGCTATCGGCCAGCCGGTCGCCAAGATCGCCGCGCGGGTGATGGCGGGCGAGAAGCTTTCCGGCTTCGAGCCCTTCAAGCGCAACCTGCCCTATATCGCCGTCAAGGAAGCGGTCTTCCCCTTCGCGCGCTTCCCGGGATCGGACCCGGTGCTCAGCCCCGAGATGAAATCGACCGGCGAGGTGATGGGGATCGATGCCACCTTCGAGGCCGCCTTCCTCAAGTCGCAGATCGGCGCAGGCTCGATCCTGCCCCAGGCGGGCACGGTGTTCGTCAGCGTCAAGAACACCGACAAGCCGGTGATCGTGGCGGGCGTCCGGCGGCTGATCGAGCACGGCTTCCGCGTGCTCGCCACCGGCGGCACCCAGAGCTACCTTGCCGAACAGGGGCTTGCCGTGGAGCGGGTCAACAAGGTCGCCGAAGGCCAGCCGCACATCGTCGACAAGATCATCGACGGGGAGATCGCGCTGATCTTCAACACCACCGAAGGCTGGCAGTCGCTGCTCGACAGCAAATCGATCCGCCAGGCCGCGCTTTCGGGCAAGGTGCCCTACTACACCACCGCCACCGCCTCGGTCGCGGCGGCGGCGGCGATTTCGGCGATCCGGCCCGAGCAGCTTGAAGTCCGCAGCTTGCAGGACTATTATGGGACCTGACTGACACCTCCCCCCGACATCGAGAGTGCCTGACGTCGAGCCAGTTGGACGGCGGCAAGGGCTTTCTTTCCCGGTTCACAAGGGGGAGGGACAACAGACAGAAAGAAAAGACATATGGCGACGATGGAAAAGGTCCCGATGCTGGCCGAGGGTTACGAGCGGCTCACCGCCGACCTCAAGGTCCTGCGCGAGGAACGCCCCCGGATCGTCGAGGCGATCGAGGAGGCCCGCGCCCACGGCGACCTTTCGGAAAACGCCGAATACCACGCCGCCAAGGAGCGGCAGGGCCAGGTCGAGGCGCAGATCGCCGAGTTGGAGGACAAGGTCAGCCGCGCGCAGATCATCGATCCGACCACGCTGTCGGGCGACAAGATCATCTTCGGCGCAACCGTGACCCTGCTCGACGAGAACGACAAGCCGGTGCGCTACCAGATCGTCGGCCAGACCGAGGCGGACGCGAACAAGGGCCGCATCAGCTACAACTCGCCGCTGGCGCGCGCGCTGATCGGCAAGCAGGTCGGCGACGAGATCGAGGTGACGGTGCCCTCGGGCGAGAAGTTCTACCTCGTCGAGAAGATCGAGTTCATCTGACGAACGGGCCGGGGGGCGCGACATGGCCGTTGTTCCGGTGAGGCCCCTTGCCGAGCGCAGGGTTGCCGCCGATTTCCTCGATGCGGGCGCTGTCAGCATGGCCGACGCCATCGCCTATGCACCGACCCGCCCGAGCAGCCGGCGCGCCTTCGAGCGGCTGAAGGGTGCCGACGTGCTCAGGACCGACGGGCAGGGCAAGTGGTGGCTCGACGAGGAGCGCTGGAACGGCCGCCGCTCCGATCGCCGCACCCGGGTTGTTCTGACGATGCTGGCGGTTGCCGCCGCGGGGGCCTTCGCCGCGCTGCGCTAGGCGGGTCGTCGCGCGGTCGTTGCACTGTCGTTGCCCGGTCATTGCCGGTTTCACGTGGAACAGGCCGCGTCGCCCCGCGTCTCAGCCGAGGCGTTTTTCCATCGCGTAATTGTGGATCGCCACTTCGCCGCCCTCGACGGGAATGGTGAAGTCCCGGCGGTTGAGCAGCACATAGCCCGCCCGTGCAAAGACCGGCCGGGCCAGTTCGCTCGCCTCGGCGAACAGGCGGGCCAACCCCCGCCCGCGCGCCTCGGCCTCGGCGGCGGCGAGCAGGGCGACGGCAAGTCCCTTTCCGGTGTGCGCAGGATGGCAGTAGAGCATGTCGAGATGCCCGTCCGCCTCGAGCACGGTGTAGGCGAGGGGCTGGTCATACGCAGCTGCCGCGACGAGGATCACGTCGCCCCGCGCGGCTCCGTCCAGCAATCGCTGCACCGAATAGCGCGCCGACCACGCCGCGACCTGCGCGGGCGAATAGGCCGCTAGCGCCGTCTCGCGGATCGCCGCCAGGGTCAGCGCCGCGATTTCCTCGGCATCGCCTTCACGATAGAAGCGGATCACCGCCACGAGGCGACTATTCCTCCGGAGTCAGCAGCTTGTGGATGTGGACGACGACATACTTCATCTCCGCATCGTCGACCGTGCGCTGCGCCTGCGCGCGCCAGGCGTCGACCGCGGCGTCATAGGAGCTGAAGACGCCGACGACGTGGATGCTCTCCGGGTCCTGGAACTCGAGGCCGCGCGGGTCCTTGACGCGGCCGCCCATGACGAGGTGGAGCCGCTGGGTGGGGGTGGTTTCTGCCATGTTTTAAGCCCTTGGGGAGGAACGATGCGCGCCCCTTAGCGCGCTCGCCGCCAAGGGCAAGCCTTGCGGGGCGTGGGGGACGATCAGTCCCCGGTATGGCGGCGGATGTCGCGCACCACGCCGAGCGCAGCCTCGCGGGTCCGGCGGGCGAGGGCGCGGGTGCCCTCCGCCGCGGATCCAGCTGCCTCGGAGGCATCGGCGGATAGCTTCTTCGCCTGCGCCCCGGCGGCATCGCCCAGTTCCGCGGCGCGTTCCTGCCCGGTGCGCGCGGCATCGAGAAACTCGTCGAGCATGGACATGGCATAGGCGACCGCAGCCTCGCCGATCATCGTCCCGAGCCGCGATCCACCGCGCGAGGCGACGTTCTTCACGCTTGTCGATGCGCTTGTTGCGGCCCCGGAGATGGCCTCGCCCGCGCCGTGCCACGCACGGCCCGCGACCCGGCGGCCCGGGCGGGTGAGCAGGCCGATCACCAGCCCCGCCGCCACGGCCCCGCCGATCACCGTCAGCGGATGGGCGCGGGTGTAGTCGATCGCGGCATCGGCGGCGGCGCGGGCCTGTTCGGCCAGACTGCGCTCGGCATTGCGGCGTTCGGCGGCTTCGATACGGGCGCGCAGCGCGTCGCGCCGGTCGAGGGGGGCAAGGTCGGTCATTCGGGATCTCCCACAGCCGCCGGTACGGGGGCTCCGGCGCTGTCCATGTCAAGCTCGGTCTCGTCGGAACTCTCCTCGAGAAGTCCCTCGATCCATTCGAGAATAGGCCCGCGCGCGAACCACAGGATCAGCGCCCCGACAAGCAGCGCGAGCACGCCCTTGTTGTCGCCGGCCTGGGCCTTGGCCTGTTCAAGCACGTCGCGCGCGCCGGTGCGGATGCGGTTCGATATCGTGCCGGTGACGCCCGACGACACGCGGCTCGCAATGCCTTCTTCCGAGAGGCTGGCGCGCAGGTGCTCGATATCTTCTGCGAGCACAGCGCGGGCGGCATCGCGGATCGCCCGGTCCTCGATGAAGCGGTCGGGAAGGCGGGTCATCGCTCCTCCCCCGAACCGAACATCGCCGCGACCATCCGCCCGTCGGCCGCCGCGCCCATGACGAGCACCACGACCCCGACCAGCAGCACGCCGACCACGATGGCGATCGCGCCCCAGATCGTCACCAGCGGAGCGAGCGCGATCACCGCGCCCACGGCAAGTGCGATCAGCGCGATGTGCAGCAGCACCAGCGCCAGCACGAGCAGGACAAGCGCCCGCCCGCCGCGCTTGCCGGCGAGGCTGGCGCGGGTCTTCTGGAAGGCGATCTCGGCTTCGGCATAGGTGCGCGCGTCCTCGACAAGCGCACCCACATCATCGCGCAGGGCCGCAAAGCCCGTGCTGTCCTCGCCCGGCATGGCTGCCGCCGGATCGGGCGACGCGTCCTCGACCGGCCCGGTCGGGCCGGCGCGGGGGCCGGGTTCGGTGTCGTGCATCCTGTCGCCTTTCCGGCGCTATCCGTCAGCGCCGCCGTCCGCCGAGCATCCGTGCGAGGAAGAAGCCGAACACCGCCGCGATGCCGACAGCGACGCCCGGGCTCTTGCGCACCATCGCACGCGCATCCTCACCCAGTTCCTCGACGCTTTTGGCTTCCAGCTTGGCCGAGGTTTCCTGAAGCGTGCGCGCGGCCCTGCGGGCATAGTCGCCATATTGCTCGCCGAGGCGTTCGTCGATCTGCGGGGCCGTGTCGCCAACGACCTTGCCGAGCGAGGCGATCGCGTCGGTCGCGACCTGCTTGCCTTCGACGGCGAGTTCGCCCGCCTTGCCCATCGCCTGCTCGCCATACGTCTTCGCTTCGGCAACGAGGTCGGTGCCCTTGCCCTTGGCCTGCCCGCCGACAGCCGTCAGCCGGTTCTCGGCCTCGGCGCGCAGCGCGGCGGCGCCGGCCTTGGCTTCCTCGAGCGCGGCGTTGAAGCGGCTCTTGGCCTCCACCACCTGCGCCGAGGCCGCCGGGGTGGCCGGAGCCGGTTCGGTATCGGGGGCCTTCACCGTGGCGCCGGTCTTGCGCGGGGCGGCCTTGGCCGGACCTTCGCTCTTCGCGGTCGCGCCCTTGGCCGATTTGGCGGGGGTCTTCTTGGTCGGGGTGGTGTCTGCCATCGCGGTGCTCCTTGTCCTTTACGCTCGTTCCGGCCCCGCTCGCGCCGCCCGCTTGCGCGAGGCAGTTCCCGCGCATAGGGACAACTCGCGTCCGGCCTGGGCTGGAATCATCGAGCCAGAATCAT encodes:
- the carB gene encoding carbamoyl-phosphate synthase large subunit; translation: MPKRTDISSILVIGAGPIIIGQACEFDYSGTQAIKALKEEGYRVILVNSNPATIMTDPEFADATYIEPITPEIVAKIIAKERPDALLPTMGGQTALNCALKLDEMGVLAEYGVEMIGAKADAIDKAENRQRFRDAMDKIGLESARSGVANTVEEAFAILERTGLPSIIRPSFTLGGTGGGIAYNKAEFEKIVREGLDASPTTEVLIEESLLGWKEFEMEVVRDRKDNAIIVCSIENVDPMGVHTGDSITVAPALTLTDKEYQIMRNASIACLREIGVETGGSNVQFAVNPKDGRLIVIEMNPRVSRSSALASKATGFPIARVAAKLAVGYTLDELTNEITGATPASFEPTIDYVVTKIPRFAFEKFKGAQPDLSTAMKSVGEVMAIGRNFQESVQKALRGLETGLDGFNRVPELEGAGPEVITAALSRRTPDRLLKVGQAFREGLSVEEIAAVTHYDPWFLRHIEAIIAAEKAIQADGLPRDAAGLRRLKAMGFSDRRLATLAVRSVGVAGGLAETQARRSGLLHDALVAMAGATSAEEVRQLRHKLGVFPVFKRIDSCAAEFEAITPYMYSTYEAPSFGEPECEADPSERRKVVILGGGPNRIGQGIEFDYCCVHACFALAEQGFETIMVNCNPETVSTDYDTSDRLYFEPLTDEDVLEILRVEQSKGELLGVIVQFGGQTPLKLAQALEDAGIPILGTSPDAIDLAEDRERFAKLVSKLKLKQPENGIARSRDEAAAVAARIGYPVLLRPSYVLGGRAMEIVDSVAQLDDYIATAVNVSGDSPVLIDQYLRDAIECDVDALCDGEEVRIAGVMQHIEEAGVHSGDSACTLPPYSLSPDIIAEMERQAEALAFALGVKGLMNIQFAVKDGNVYLIEVNPRASRTVPFVAKAIGQPVAKIAARVMAGEKLSGFEPFKRNLPYIAVKEAVFPFARFPGSDPVLSPEMKSTGEVMGIDATFEAAFLKSQIGAGSILPQAGTVFVSVKNTDKPVIVAGVRRLIEHGFRVLATGGTQSYLAEQGLAVERVNKVAEGQPHIVDKIIDGEIALIFNTTEGWQSLLDSKSIRQAALSGKVPYYTTATASVAAAAAISAIRPEQLEVRSLQDYYGT
- the greA gene encoding transcription elongation factor GreA, producing the protein MATMEKVPMLAEGYERLTADLKVLREERPRIVEAIEEARAHGDLSENAEYHAAKERQGQVEAQIAELEDKVSRAQIIDPTTLSGDKIIFGATVTLLDENDKPVRYQIVGQTEADANKGRISYNSPLARALIGKQVGDEIEVTVPSGEKFYLVEKIEFI
- a CDS encoding GNAT family N-acetyltransferase; its protein translation is MAVIRFYREGDAEEIAALTLAAIRETALAAYSPAQVAAWSARYSVQRLLDGAARGDVILVAAAAYDQPLAYTVLEADGHLDMLYCHPAHTGKGLAVALLAAAEAEARGRGLARLFAEASELARPVFARAGYVLLNRRDFTIPVEGGEVAIHNYAMEKRLG
- a CDS encoding DUF4170 domain-containing protein — protein: MAETTPTQRLHLVMGGRVKDPRGLEFQDPESIHVVGVFSSYDAAVDAWRAQAQRTVDDAEMKYVVVHIHKLLTPEE
- a CDS encoding phage holin family protein, translating into MHDTEPGPRAGPTGPVEDASPDPAAAMPGEDSTGFAALRDDVGALVEDARTYAEAEIAFQKTRASLAGKRGGRALVLLVLALVLLHIALIALAVGAVIALAPLVTIWGAIAIVVGVLLVGVVVLVMGAAADGRMVAAMFGSGEER